One segment of Bacteroidota bacterium DNA contains the following:
- a CDS encoding metallophosphoesterase, which produces MKIAHVSDIHFGRIAFPHILDALIEDVAQANVDMVAVSGDLTQRALHKQFREALAFLNRFTAPYMVVPGNHDVYPWWSPWMRLVKPVARFQTYFGADLVRTHEQEGLAVMGFNSAHGLTIKGGKVTSAIVRGISDFFDRQPAGAFKVLMLHHHLTTLEGLIPHDISINGTEALAAAQASQVDLILCGHAHVSHVESLEIDNEKGPVVASAGTATSSRGRRSNRHRNFYNLIEILPGAYSIHERTYKPDDQCFAQSRTFHFNR; this is translated from the coding sequence TTGAAAATAGCGCATGTCTCGGATATCCACTTTGGCCGTATAGCGTTTCCGCACATTCTCGATGCATTAATCGAAGATGTAGCCCAGGCGAATGTGGATATGGTTGCGGTCAGTGGTGACCTTACACAAAGAGCTTTGCATAAACAATTCAGGGAGGCCTTGGCCTTCCTGAATCGTTTTACCGCACCCTACATGGTGGTCCCCGGAAACCACGACGTATATCCGTGGTGGAGCCCCTGGATGCGGCTGGTAAAACCCGTGGCTCGGTTTCAGACCTATTTTGGTGCTGATCTGGTTCGGACACACGAACAAGAGGGTCTTGCAGTTATGGGCTTCAATTCAGCCCACGGCCTAACCATAAAAGGGGGCAAAGTGACAAGTGCGATTGTCCGGGGTATTTCGGACTTCTTCGATCGGCAGCCGGCGGGTGCCTTTAAGGTCTTGATGCTGCACCACCACCTCACCACCCTCGAAGGACTTATTCCTCACGATATTTCGATAAACGGTACGGAAGCTCTCGCAGCGGCTCAGGCTAGCCAGGTTGATCTGATCTTGTGCGGCCATGCGCATGTATCCCATGTTGAGTCTCTTGAGATCGACAATGAGAAAGGACCTGTGGTTGCAAGTGCCGGGACGGCCACAAGTAGCCGCGGCCGGCGCTCAAACCGGCACCGCAATTTTTATAATCTGATCGAAATCCTGCCCGGTGCCTACTCAATTCACGAGCGCACATACAAGCCGGATGATCAATGTTTTGCCCAATCACGCACTTTCCATTTTAACCGCTGA